In Acomys russatus chromosome 9, mAcoRus1.1, whole genome shotgun sequence, the following are encoded in one genomic region:
- the LOC127193876 gene encoding 60S ribosomal protein L32-like codes for MAALRPLVKPKIIKKRTKKFIRHQSDRYVKIKRNWRKPRGIDNRVRRRFKGQILMPNIGYGSNKKTKHILPSGFRKFLVHNVKELEVLLMCNKSYCAEIAHNVSSKNRKAIVERAAQLAIRVTNPNARLCSEENEWMA; via the coding sequence ATGGCTGCCCTCCGGCCTCTGGTGAAGCCCAAGATCATTAAAAAGAGGACCAAGAAGTTCATCAGGCACCAGTCAGACCGATATGTCAAAATCAAGCGAAACTGGCGGAAACCCAGAGGTATCGACAACAGGGTGCGGAGAAGATTCAAGGGCCAGATCCTGATGCCCAACATTGGTTATGGGagcaacaagaagaccaagcacATACTGCCTAGCGGCTTCCGGAAGTTTCTGGTCCACAATGTCAAGGAGCTGGAAGTGCTGCTGATGTGCAACAAATCTTACTGTGCTGAGATTGCTCACAATGTTTCCTCCAAGAACCGAAAAGCCATCGTAGAAAGAGCAGCACAGCTGGCCATCCGAGTCACCAATCCCAACGCCAGGCTGTGCAGCGAAGAAAATGAGTGGATGGCTTGA